In Streptomyces sp. 1222.5, a single window of DNA contains:
- a CDS encoding TIGR03084 family metal-binding protein: MSTLNDVVKDLATDIEETARLVEGLDEQAWHTPTPATGWTIADQIAHLTFIFHLAGTAASDPEAFAQLAAGAAGDFDAAVDAALRQFNAFPPAELLGRFRALGRRSVDALAAVPEDQVVPWLVNPLPPTVLASAGIMEIFGHGQDIADALGVHREATGRLRHLVFFAFLTRDFGYLSRGLTPPAEPFRIEVTAPTGEVWAYGPEDAENKVTGPAEDFCLLVTRRRHRDDLALVATGAEADRWLDIAQAYRGPAGEGRKPGQFAHPGCDH; the protein is encoded by the coding sequence ATGAGCACGCTCAACGACGTCGTGAAGGACCTCGCCACCGACATCGAGGAGACCGCCCGTCTCGTCGAGGGCCTCGACGAGCAGGCCTGGCACACCCCGACCCCCGCCACCGGCTGGACCATCGCCGACCAGATCGCCCACCTGACCTTCATCTTCCACCTGGCCGGCACCGCGGCCTCCGACCCCGAGGCCTTCGCCCAGCTCGCCGCCGGCGCCGCGGGCGACTTCGACGCCGCCGTCGACGCCGCTCTGCGCCAGTTCAACGCCTTCCCGCCCGCCGAACTGCTGGGCCGCTTCCGCGCCCTCGGCCGCCGGTCCGTCGACGCCCTCGCCGCAGTCCCCGAGGACCAGGTCGTGCCGTGGCTGGTCAACCCGCTGCCGCCGACCGTCCTCGCCTCCGCCGGGATCATGGAGATCTTCGGCCACGGCCAGGACATCGCCGACGCCCTCGGCGTGCACCGCGAGGCCACCGGACGACTGCGCCACCTGGTCTTCTTCGCCTTCCTCACGCGGGACTTCGGCTACCTGTCCCGCGGCCTGACCCCGCCGGCCGAGCCCTTCCGCATCGAGGTGACGGCCCCGACCGGCGAGGTGTGGGCGTACGGCCCCGAGGACGCCGAGAACAAGGTAACCGGACCCGCCGAGGACTTCTGCCTCCTGGTCACCCGCCGCCGCCACCGCGACGACCTCGCCCTCGTCGCCACCGGCGCAGAGGCCGACCGCTGGCTCGACATCGCGCAGGCCTACCGCGGCCCCGCCGGAGAGGGCCGCAAGCCGGGCCAGTTCGCCCACCCCGGCTGCGACCACTGA